Within Natronoarchaeum mannanilyticum, the genomic segment CGTGATGGAGCGTATACAGCCGACGACGACTGAGAACTGCATCAGAAACTCGAAAAATAGACGAAATCTGTAACGTCAGTTCGAGACCTGAACAAAGCGGAGCAGCGGGAGTCGCGCTGAGAACCAGTTCTCGGACGAGCCGTTCTCGACGGTCGTGCCTACGTCGAGCTCGCCGGGAGGACAGGTAGGTCGATGGCACGCTTCAATAGTCTGTAGCCGACAGTACGGACAGCGATGAGCGACTCAGACATCGACACGTTCGATCACGAACGGCACATGCGCCGGGCGTTCGATCTCGCGCGCGAGGCGGCCGACCGCGGCGACGAGCCGTTCGGATCGGTGCTCGTGCGCGAAAACGAGGTCGTCGCGGCGGCGTCGAACCGCGTCGTGACCGAGTCGGACCTGCGCCGCCACCCGGAACTCGACCTCGCCCGCGAGGCCCACCGCGAGTACTCGCCCGAAGAACGCGCTCGAACGGTCATGTACACGAGCACGGAACCGTGTCCGATGTGCGCCGGCGGGCTCCGGGGAGTCGGCCTCGATCGCATCGTTTACAGCGTCGGCGGCGACGAGATCGTCGATTTTACCGGCGGCGATCCGGCCGTCCGAGCGCCGGCGATTCTCGACGAGACCGACGTCACCGGCCCGCTACTGAACGAGGAGGGACGCGCGATCCACGAGGAGTTCGACTGGTGAGAGGGCGGCTCCCACCGATCCGTTCAGACGGCGTGCTGGGGAATCTCTGCCCACCTGTCGATCAGGTAAGCCAGCGCGAGCCCGTAGAAGATGTGGTAGAGCACCGAGACGACCAGGAACACCCCGACTGCGATCGCGTCGGCGTTCGGCAGGAACACCATCACGAACGCGATCCAGTAGATCAGCGCGTAGGTCACGCCGCGGGCGTACCGGGGTTCCTCCGGCGGGAGGTAGGCTCCGACGACGAGAAACTGGACCGGCAGGAACAGCGTACCGCCCATCACGAACATCGCGACGCCGACTTCCAGGCTCGGTTCGAGTCCGAGGAACGATCCGAACGACGCGAACTCGACGATCGGTTCGGTGCTGAACAGGTCCAACAGCGCGGGGATCCCCACCAGCACCGGGAGCAGCGCCACCATCCCTACGAACCCGCTCACCATCGCGATGCCGATCAGGCGGAGCGTGATGGGCACCTCCGCCGACTGTGCGGTCTCGCCGGCTGATACCGACCCGACGTTCGACTGTTCCGATCTCATGGGCGTATCTCAGATTTGCACTCCATCACGATAAATCACAATGGTTCTGCGATCCGCGGCCGAAGGCCGCGGTTCAACGATCGCCGCCCGCACCGCCGTCGCCGCTCATCTCGTCGGTCTCGTCGACGGCCTCGTTCAGCGTTCCCGTGTCCGTGACCGCGCCCAGCCCCTTCTCGTCGACCGCCGACTCGATCGTCCCGGCGTCGCTCGCCGAATCGACGTTTTCCTCGTTCGCGGACGACTTGAGCGCGCGCTTGATCGCGACGTAGCCGACCAGCGCGGCGCCGCCGGTCGCCACCGCGCCGGGGACGCCGTAGCGCTTGTAGCCGAACTTCACCGCCTTCTTCCCGATCGTGTAGGCGCCGATCATGCTCGGTTGTCGGTCACCCTCGGAAAAGAGTTCGCGGCCACGGTATGTAGGTGCACTTCGGATCCGGAGCGCTCGCGCTCGCTCGACGACTCCGAGACCGCTGTTGTGCACCCAGCCATTTTGCGTAGCCCCTCGACAGTTCTCGTATGGATCTGACATCACCGGGGGTCCTCGATCAGATCGAGCCTGGCATACTGATCCTCGTCGGCTTCGTGCTGTTCATCATCCCCGAGCCCGCGACGTCGGCGCTCGGCGCCGGGCTGCTGTTGCTCGGCGCGAGTTGGTGGGTCTACGAGTGGGGTCGGTAGGAGAGGCGTTCGACCGACCGGACAGTCACTCGCCGGGCGACGGCGTCCCGTCGAACCTCGCGTCGGGCGCGGCGTCGACGTCGAACAGCCGGTCCTCCGCGGGCGTCCGTTCGGCCAGCGAATCCTGGAGTCGGGAGGCGATCTCCTCGCGCAGTTCAGCGGCGAGACCGACGTCGATGTCGATCGCCTGTGCATCCTGCCCCGTCAGGCTCCGCGATCCGGCCGTGTCGATCGTCAGCGTCGCCAGGTCGCGCCGGCGCTGGAAGATCGTCTGGCTGTCCAGTACCGTCTGGACGCGGTAGTACGGCACGACGGTCGTCGTCCGGTTCCAGAAGCCCGAACGGGTCACGACGTGGTCCTCGCACAGCGCGTAGCCGAGGTTGCGCCACTTGAGATGGGCGGCGACCGGGATCAGCGGTACGGCCCCCAGCAGCGCGTACCAGTACAGCTGCGTCGCCGTCGCGCGATCGGCCAGGAACGCCGCGCCGACCAGCACCGCGAGGACGATGCTGTACCGGGCGACGTACCGGATCCGGGCGCGCTTCGGAGGACGCTCGAACGACGGATCGCCGAACCGCTCGACCGACTGGGCGAGGTCGATCACCCGCTCTCGCTTGGCCAGCGGGACCGCCGACTGGGATCCGCCGGCCTGCCCCGGCGAGGAGCCCGCCGTCTCGATCGACAGCGACGCGTAGCCCACGACTCGCTGGAGGAGGTTCTCGGCCAGCGACACCGTCTGGACCTTCGAGAGCGGGATCGTCCCGCTGTAGCGCTGGAGCAGTCCGCGATCGTACCTGAGTTCGTCGCCGGTCCGCACGAGCGTAAAGTCGTAGTAGTTCGTCACCGCGAGGACGCCGCTGGCCAGCGCGGTCAGCGCGTAGATCGCGATCGCCGCCAGCGGCGCGACGACGAACATCGGACCGGCCAGTACCACCTGCTCGGCGACCGCCGGTCCGAACAGCGGCGCCAGCACCGTCAGCATCGGCAGCAGGCGCAGGTCGATCGACACCAGCCCCAGCATCGTCAGCTCGCGATCCGAGATCGCGAACAGCTGCTCGGTCTCCTCGGTTTCGGCGTCGCGCTCGTCGCCGGAGGCCGCGTCCCGGTCGGCCTCGTCCGACTCGGACCGGGCGACGCGGCGCTTCCGGCGTCCGATCTCGTTCTGCAGCCGGTCGGCTTCCTCGACGTCGACGTACCGGAGCTGGGCTTCCGCCGAACTCCCGCCCGCGGTTTCGAGAGTCACCTCGGCGATGCCGAGCACGCGCTGGACGACGTTCCGGCTGATCGAGACGTTCTGGACGCGCCGATAGGGGATCTCCCGATCGCGCGTCGAAAGGACGCCCGACCGGAGATCGAACGTCGTCTCGGTCAGGTCGTACTCGAAGCGCTGGTAGTACAGCACCTCCCAGACGACGGCCGCGACGAGACTGGCCGCGACGAGTCCGCCGACTGCGAGGCCTTCCAGTCCGCCGCCCGCGAACAGCGTCCCGGAGAACGCGAAGATGACCAGAAAGCCCGCGAACTGCCAGACGCGCTGGGCGGCCCGGTAGGGGATCGACAGCGGATGCAGCGTCGTCATACCGCGTCGTCACCGTCCGCGAGGATCGCCAGCTGCTTGAGCCGCTCCTGGAGGTCGTCGGCCCGCTCGGACGTCAGGCCGGGGATCGTCACGTCGGCGCCCCGCGTCCCCGCGGTGTAGACTACCGAGGACGCGAGCCCCAGCGACCGCTCGACGGGGCCGCGGCTGGCGTCGACGTGCTGGATCCGGACGTAGGGGACGACCGTCCGCACGCGCGTCAGGACGCCGCGTTCGAGGTACAGCGCGTCCTCGCGGACCTCGTAGGTCCAGATCCGGTAGCGCAGGATCGAGTGGATCACGACGAGCGTCCCGACGACCGCGAACGTCGCGGCTCCGATCCAGCCGGCGCCGTCGACGAAAAACGAGGCGATCGCGGCGACGATCACCGAGAGTATTACGGCCGAAATCAGTCCCTGGAGCACCCAGACGATCCGAACCCGGGAGTCTAGGCCCCGCGGCTCGATGGTCAGATCAGACGCCGTCACGTCGTCGGGGACTCGCTCGTCCGGCACGATCGAGTCCCTCGGGTCGGCGTCGGCGTGGACGTCCGAATCGATCGCCGAACCGGCAGTGTCGTCCTGACTCGCCGAGGACTCGTCGCTCTCCGCACCCGACTGTGGCGTCGATTCGCCGGACGACGCCGCCGAATCGTCGTCGTCGCTCGTCGTCTCCTCGCCCCGGCCGGTCGGCGTCTCCTCGCCTCGGCCGCTCGACGCCTCGTCGTTCCGGCCGCTCGACGACGTCTCCGACGGTTCGTTGCCGCTCATGTCGGATTCTGGGAGTGCCGAGCGTAAATATCCCCGCCGTCGGCGGACGGCGGAGCCGTAGCTTTTTGTTTCTCTCCTGCGATCGAGAACTCATGCCGGGCGAGCTGTTTCCCGATCGGATCGAGACCGAGCGCCTCGTGCTCGAACCGCTGACGACCGACCACGTCGACGTGTTCGAGTTCTACGAGATCTGTTCGTCCGATCCGGGGATCGAGGAGGTCACCGAGTATCTCACCTGGGACCCTCACGAGACAGTCGGCGAGACGCTCGGATTCCTCGAATCGGTCGAGGAGCGGATCGCCGAAGCCGAGGGGATCGACTACGTGATTCGACCGGCAGCGGGCGAGGACGGAGCCGGAGAAATTGCCGGCGCGGCCGCCATCTTGATCGACTGGGAGCGACGCACGGCGACGTTCGGAACCTGGCTCCGAAAGCGGTTCTGGGGTCGGGGCTACTCCGGCGAGCGCGCCGCCGCGATGATGGAACTGACCTTCGACCGGCTCGACCTGGACGTCGTCGAGGTCACGCACCTGGCCGGCAACGAGAAGTCCCACCGGGCGATCGAGAAGTACGTCGACGCCCACGGCGGCCGTCACGAGGGGAAGCTCCGCAACGTCGACGCGTTCGGGGGCGAGCCCGTCACGCAGCACCGCTACAGCGTCACGCAGGCGGAGTACGAGGCGTCCGGCGGCGGGCCGGGCGTGATCGGCGACTAGGGTTACGAACTCGAAAAGCCGCCGTCGGCCGTGAGCGCGTGGCCGGTGACGAACGAGGCGGCGTCGCTGGCGAGGAACGCGACGCAGTCAGCGATTTCCTCCGGTTCACCGAGCCGACGGAGCGGGTACTCCTCGATCATCTCCTCGCGCGCGGCCTCCGGATCCTCCCGGCCCGCGAAGAATGCTTCCGTCAACTGCGTGTCGACGAAGCCGGGGCAGACGGCGTTGGCGCGCACGCCCGCCGGCCCGGCCTCCGCGGCGACCGCCCGCGTGAAGTTGATCACCGCCGCCTTCGTCAGCGCGTACACCGACTGGTAGGGGAAGCCGAGCATCCCGCCGACCGACGCCATGTTGATGATCGACCCCGATCCCCGGTCCTTCATCACCGGCAGCGCGGCGTGACAGCCGTTCCACGTCCCGTTGATGTTCACGTCGACGACGTAGTCCCGCACCGACGCGTCGGTGTCCTCGACCGACGACGGCGGGTGGCCGATGCCGGCGTTGTTGACCAGTACGTCCAGCCCGCGCTCCGCGGCGACCTCGTCGACGACCTCGTGGAACCGGTCGCTATCGGTCACGTCGAGCTCGTAACTCGTCGCCTCGTTACCGTCCTCGCGGATCGACGCCGCCGTTTCCTCGGCCGCCTCGGCGTCGACGTCCGTCGAGACGATCGTCGCCCCCGAATCGGCGCACCGCAGCGCCGTCGCCTCGCCGATGCCCGTTCCCGATCCCGTGATCAGCACCGTCTTGCCATCGAGTCGCATACGTCGTGGTCACGCCGAAGCACAATAAACTTTGAACCGGTGGTGGAAGAAACCGAGCCGGTCGCTCTCCGCCACAGATTTATCAGCGGGAACGCGGCGACGACGCCACGTGCGCTGAGACGCCGACGCGACGCCGGTCGAGGCGGTTGTGCGGCAAGCCGCGTCGCGAGAATACTAGCCGCCTGCCCGCTATAATCTCGGCCTGCTCGTTGCCGTGAGCGTCGACGCCGCTCCCCTCAGAGCACCGTCCCGTGCTTCTTGTCGGGGAGTTCCTTCTCCACATCCTCGTAGAAGGCAAAGCGTGCGGCCAACTCCGCTCGCAGCTCGCTGGGCGGGACGATCTCGTCGATCACCACCTCGCTGGCCATGCGGTGGACGTCGATGTCCTCGCGGTACTCCTTCCGAAGTTCGGCTTCGCGCTTCGCGCGCTCGTCCTCGTCGTCGATCTCGGCGAGCTTGTTGGCGTAGACGGCGTTGATCGCCGCCTCGGGACCCATGATGCCGATCTCTCCTGAAGGGAGCGCGATCACGCTCTCGGGGTCGTACGCCGGTCCGCCCATCGCGTAGATGCCGGCGCCGTAGGCTTTGCGGGTGACGACGGTCTGCTGGGGCACCGTCGCGGACGAGGTCGCGTAGATGAACCGCTTGCCCTGTTCGAGGATGCCTTCCTTCTCGACCTGCGAGCCCGCCATGAACCCCGGCGTGTCACAGAGGTAGAGCAGCGGGACGTTGTACGCGTCGGCGGTCCAGATGAACTGCGCGGCCTTCTCGGCGGCGTCGGGGAAGATCGCGCCGGCCCGCTTCGCGGGCTGGTTGGCGACGATGCCGATCGGCCGACCGTCGATCCGGGCGAACCCGGTGACGATCTCGCCGCCGTAGCCCGATCGCAGTTCGAAGAAGGAGTCGCCGTCGACGAGTCGCTCGATCACCCGGTTCACGTCGTACCCCTCGTTGGGGCGCTCGGGGACGACGGCGTCCAGCCCCTCCGGGGACTTCGCGGGGGACGTCGTCTCCCGCTTCGGCGGCCGCTCGTCGGCGTTATCCGGGAGATAGGACAGCAGCTGGGCGACCAGTTCGCGGGCGTGCTCCTCGTCCTCGGCGATCAGGTCTGCGCTGCCCGACTCCTCCATGTGGACGCGCGGGCCGCCGAGTTCGTCGAGGTCGATCTTCTCTCCGGTGACCATCTCGACCATTCGCGGGCTGGCGATCGCCATGGCGCTCATCCCCTCGACCATCACGGTGAAGTCCGCGAACACCGGCGTGTACGCCGCCCCGGCGATACAGGGGCCGTACAGCACGCAGATCTGGGGCACCCGGCCCGAGAGCATCGAGTGGTTGTAGTAGTACTTCCCGATCCCCTCGCGGTTGGCGAAGAAGCCGGTCTGCTGGTCGATCCGCCCGCCCGAGGAGTCCATCAGGTAGAGGACTGGCCTGCCCGACTTCAGCGCTCGCTGTTGCATCCGCAGGAACTTCTCGACGCCGCGCCGGGCCATCGAGCCGGCTTTGACGGTGAAGTCGTTGGCCATGAAGTGGACGTCCCGATCCTCGAACTCGGCCGCGCCGGTCAGTAACCCGTCCGCGGGGAGTCTCTCGTCGGGATCGTACTCCTCGACGTCCGGACTGTCGGGGTGCCAGGCGTCGAAGTTGGCGAACTTGCCGTCCTCGAACCCGATCCCCTCTTCGCCGAACCAGAGGTCGAGCCGGTCCCGGACGAACAGCTTCCCCTGCTCGTCGAGCCGGTCACGATACTTCTCCGGCCCGCCGGCTTCGATGTTTTCGATCTCGCGAAGCAGTTGCTGCTCGCGCTCGGTGGGTCCGAGATCGTCCACGGCGCCGTTCCCCGCGACCTGCTCCTCCGCCGCAGAACTCGCCGTCTCGTCGGGCGCTCGCGTCGCCGACGGCGAGTTGGCGTCGCCGACGTACACCTCCACCGACTCCTCGACGTGGCTCGACAGCGCCGCGGCGATGGCGGCGGCCTCGTCCTCGGTCGCGTCCGCCCCGATGCGAACTTTCACGTCAGCGTGTGCGCGGAGAGCCGATAAAACAGTTTTCCCGGTCGCTTAGGTAGTGTTCAGATAAGCTGATTCCATGCGAAGGCGAACGCCTGGAGCCAATTTTCGGCGGTGTTTGCTTC encodes:
- a CDS encoding nucleoside deaminase; translated protein: MSDSDIDTFDHERHMRRAFDLAREAADRGDEPFGSVLVRENEVVAAASNRVVTESDLRRHPELDLAREAHREYSPEERARTVMYTSTEPCPMCAGGLRGVGLDRIVYSVGGDEIVDFTGGDPAVRAPAILDETDVTGPLLNEEGRAIHEEFDW
- a CDS encoding GNAT family protein, which gives rise to MPGELFPDRIETERLVLEPLTTDHVDVFEFYEICSSDPGIEEVTEYLTWDPHETVGETLGFLESVEERIAEAEGIDYVIRPAAGEDGAGEIAGAAAILIDWERRTATFGTWLRKRFWGRGYSGERAAAMMELTFDRLDLDVVEVTHLAGNEKSHRAIEKYVDAHGGRHEGKLRNVDAFGGEPVTQHRYSVTQAEYEASGGGPGVIGD
- a CDS encoding DUF6789 family protein yields the protein MRSEQSNVGSVSAGETAQSAEVPITLRLIGIAMVSGFVGMVALLPVLVGIPALLDLFSTEPIVEFASFGSFLGLEPSLEVGVAMFVMGGTLFLPVQFLVVGAYLPPEEPRYARGVTYALIYWIAFVMVFLPNADAIAVGVFLVVSVLYHIFYGLALAYLIDRWAEIPQHAV
- a CDS encoding SDR family NAD(P)-dependent oxidoreductase — protein: MRLDGKTVLITGSGTGIGEATALRCADSGATIVSTDVDAEAAEETAASIREDGNEATSYELDVTDSDRFHEVVDEVAAERGLDVLVNNAGIGHPPSSVEDTDASVRDYVVDVNINGTWNGCHAALPVMKDRGSGSIINMASVGGMLGFPYQSVYALTKAAVINFTRAVAAEAGPAGVRANAVCPGFVDTQLTEAFFAGREDPEAAREEMIEEYPLRRLGEPEEIADCVAFLASDAASFVTGHALTADGGFSSS
- a CDS encoding PH domain-containing protein, whose translation is MTTLHPLSIPYRAAQRVWQFAGFLVIFAFSGTLFAGGGLEGLAVGGLVAASLVAAVVWEVLYYQRFEYDLTETTFDLRSGVLSTRDREIPYRRVQNVSISRNVVQRVLGIAEVTLETAGGSSAEAQLRYVDVEEADRLQNEIGRRKRRVARSESDEADRDAASGDERDAETEETEQLFAISDRELTMLGLVSIDLRLLPMLTVLAPLFGPAVAEQVVLAGPMFVVAPLAAIAIYALTALASGVLAVTNYYDFTLVRTGDELRYDRGLLQRYSGTIPLSKVQTVSLAENLLQRVVGYASLSIETAGSSPGQAGGSQSAVPLAKRERVIDLAQSVERFGDPSFERPPKRARIRYVARYSIVLAVLVGAAFLADRATATQLYWYALLGAVPLIPVAAHLKWRNLGYALCEDHVVTRSGFWNRTTTVVPYYRVQTVLDSQTIFQRRRDLATLTIDTAGSRSLTGQDAQAIDIDVGLAAELREEIASRLQDSLAERTPAEDRLFDVDAAPDARFDGTPSPGE
- a CDS encoding acyl-CoA carboxylase subunit beta — encoded protein: MKVRIGADATEDEAAAIAAALSSHVEESVEVYVGDANSPSATRAPDETASSAAEEQVAGNGAVDDLGPTEREQQLLREIENIEAGGPEKYRDRLDEQGKLFVRDRLDLWFGEEGIGFEDGKFANFDAWHPDSPDVEEYDPDERLPADGLLTGAAEFEDRDVHFMANDFTVKAGSMARRGVEKFLRMQQRALKSGRPVLYLMDSSGGRIDQQTGFFANREGIGKYYYNHSMLSGRVPQICVLYGPCIAGAAYTPVFADFTVMVEGMSAMAIASPRMVEMVTGEKIDLDELGGPRVHMEESGSADLIAEDEEHARELVAQLLSYLPDNADERPPKRETTSPAKSPEGLDAVVPERPNEGYDVNRVIERLVDGDSFFELRSGYGGEIVTGFARIDGRPIGIVANQPAKRAGAIFPDAAEKAAQFIWTADAYNVPLLYLCDTPGFMAGSQVEKEGILEQGKRFIYATSSATVPQQTVVTRKAYGAGIYAMGGPAYDPESVIALPSGEIGIMGPEAAINAVYANKLAEIDDEDERAKREAELRKEYREDIDVHRMASEVVIDEIVPPSELRAELAARFAFYEDVEKELPDKKHGTVL
- a CDS encoding PH domain-containing protein — protein: MEPRGLDSRVRIVWVLQGLISAVILSVIVAAIASFFVDGAGWIGAATFAVVGTLVVIHSILRYRIWTYEVREDALYLERGVLTRVRTVVPYVRIQHVDASRGPVERSLGLASSVVYTAGTRGADVTIPGLTSERADDLQERLKQLAILADGDDAV